A single window of Methanoregula sp. DNA harbors:
- a CDS encoding DUF2281 domain-containing protein, whose amino-acid sequence MQKTKDEYPSVRTWSFITVEGYCMLNMDYGGCYSRYSYELKPDHSLKRVKNKEYDPSKKPDPYPDGCPRSVRSTCMDCKHFAWCDPGDDEKYDPVQVHAGAEKISRKNFMTSAERVHRMIDNLPPDLRSEAIHYIDKLAKRKKKPLKKKFHLTWAGGLSHLKKSTTSVELQHAALEWREPRSRTRPDR is encoded by the coding sequence ATGCAAAAGACCAAAGATGAGTACCCGTCTGTTCGTACATGGTCGTTCATCACCGTAGAAGGGTATTGTATGCTCAATATGGATTATGGAGGGTGTTATAGCCGGTATAGCTATGAACTTAAACCAGACCACTCTTTGAAACGGGTGAAGAATAAGGAGTATGATCCCTCCAAAAAGCCGGACCCGTATCCTGACGGCTGTCCGCGTTCTGTCCGCAGCACCTGTATGGACTGTAAGCATTTTGCATGGTGTGACCCCGGCGATGATGAGAAGTACGATCCGGTGCAGGTTCATGCAGGCGCAGAAAAAATATCCCGGAAGAACTTCATGACATCCGCAGAACGCGTGCATCGCATGATTGACAATCTCCCGCCCGATCTCAGGAGCGAAGCGATCCACTATATCGACAAGCTTGCGAAGCGGAAGAAAAAACCATTAAAGAAGAAGTTCCACCTTACATGGGCGGGTGGGCTTTCCCATCTCAAAAAAAGCACAACGTCTGTTGAGCTCCAGCATGCGGCACTCGAGTGGCGGGAACCCCGCTCTCGCACCAGGCCTGACAGATAA
- a CDS encoding carboxymuconolactone decarboxylase family protein, with protein sequence MGKASKVQFEEKLAQIVRHGAETTAEEWMKDIEKDYGRVPLIFKRMGERPEVLISHLLYKGTVAQTSPLDPKYVELISMAVGAALKCPHCTGYHMVAALKMGATREEILEVILLSGMIANSSVLANAYRIVDEKLEMCVPCETKGVNKAAPKKRAAGKKGK encoded by the coding sequence ATGGGAAAAGCAAGCAAGGTTCAGTTTGAGGAGAAGCTGGCGCAGATCGTCCGGCATGGGGCAGAGACGACTGCCGAAGAGTGGATGAAGGACATCGAGAAGGATTACGGGCGGGTCCCGCTCATCTTCAAGCGGATGGGGGAACGGCCCGAGGTGCTCATCTCCCACCTGCTCTACAAGGGGACCGTTGCACAGACGAGCCCGCTCGACCCCAAGTACGTGGAGCTGATCAGCATGGCGGTTGGCGCAGCGCTCAAGTGCCCGCACTGTACCGGCTACCACATGGTCGCGGCACTCAAGATGGGTGCGACCCGCGAGGAGATCCTTGAAGTGATCCTTCTGTCAGGCATGATCGCGAACTCGTCGGTGCTCGCAAACGCGTACCGCATAGTCGACGAGAAACTTGAGATGTGCGTGCCGTGCGAGACAAAAGGGGTGAACAAGGCAGCCCCTAAGAAGAGGGCGGCAGGGAAGAAAGGGAAGTAA